A single window of Gossypium hirsutum isolate 1008001.06 chromosome A10, Gossypium_hirsutum_v2.1, whole genome shotgun sequence DNA harbors:
- the LOC121207977 gene encoding polyubiquitin, whose amino-acid sequence MLGTSAGSLFYLGQQLEDSKILACYDIKEESMLQILHSLFQVFVKTWSGRTLTLDVQQNMTVQDVKDKIFKKLKIPVHLQGIIFSGKRLEGGRDLASYLIQKHSTFSMVLAPSSTIMRIEVGKITSSISHFSIVRTVKEMIRSKKGITVKEILYGEKALDDEFSLEHYGINKETELTVVY is encoded by the coding sequence ATGTTGGGTACTTCAGCAGGCAGTTTGTTCTATTTAGGCCAGCAACTCGAGGATTCGAAGATATTGGCTTGTTATGACATCAAAGAGGAATCAATGCTGCAAATTTTGCATTCCCTATTTCAAGTGTTTGTCAAGACTTGGAGTGGGAGAACCTTAACTCTTGATGTACAGCAGAATATGACGGTCCAAGATGTGAAGGACAAGATTTTCAAGAAGCTGAAGATTCCGGTTCATCTTCAGGGTATTATATTTTCGGGAAAACGACTCGAAGGAGGACGTGATCTGGCCAGTTACCTTATCCAGAAACATAGCACATTTTCTATGGTACTTGCACCATCATCAACCATCATGCGTATCGAAGTAGGCAAAATTACTAGCTCTATTTCTCACTTCTCCATCGTTCGTACTGTGAAGGAAATGATTCGATCGAAGAAAGGAATTACGGTGAAGGAAATACTATATGGTGAGAAGGCATTGGATGATGAATTCTCTTTGGAACATTATGGGATCAACAAGGAAACTGAATTGACTGTTGTGTATTGA
- the LOC107901878 gene encoding CRIB domain-containing protein RIC5, which yields MKGLLRGLKYISQIFEDEKEPEMQIGNPTDVKHVAHIGMDGPSANKPSWMDEFNSEFSSTPVNGNQQLKPPPAGNQDSLPPTSNEKQKKSRRKQSASIGSPGGGSPKVSEKKARRQRTSNLSMESTNRDSSSREMRNRRATEPSSQVVLPDIPKKSRQKKPKESCGSDRSPSPSRFEY from the exons ATGAAGGGTCTTTTAAGAGGTTTGAAATACATttcccaaatttttg AGGATGAAAAAGAACCAGAAATGCAAATTGGAAATCCTACAGATGTAAAACATGTTGCTCATATCGGTATGGATGGTCCTTCCGCCAATAAACCGAGCTGG ATGGATGAGTTCAATTCTGAGTTCTCATCAACTCCTGTAAATGGTAATCAACAATTAAAGCCTCCACCTGCAG GAAATCAGGACTCATTACCACCTACTAGCAATGAGAAGCAAAAGAAGTCGAGACGCAAACAATCCGCAAGCATCGGCTCACCTGGAGGAGGTTCACCGAAAGTGTCCGAGAAGAAAGCTAGGCGCCAGCGTACATCGAACCTCTCAATGGAATCCACTAATCGAGATTCATCTTCCCGTGAAATGCGAAACCGTCGTGCCACTGAACCATCTTCTCAAGTAGTACTACCTGACATCCCGAAAAAATCTCGGCAAAAGAAACCAAAGGAATCATGTGGATCAGATAGGTCTCCTTCGCCATCCAGATTCGAGTATTGA